The genomic interval CCACGGTACCACGGTTTATGAGATAGAGGCTGCTTTCCGAGAATCCATCGATGATTATCTCGCATTCTGCTGTGAACGCGGCGAAAAGCCTGAAAAACCATTTTCCGGCAAGTTTGTTTTACGGATCCCGTCCGAATTACATCATAAGTTATGTATTGAAGCAAGTAAATCCGGAAAAAGCCTGAAT from Candidatus Latescibacter sp. carries:
- a CDS encoding type II toxin-antitoxin system HicB family antitoxin, which produces MLKYKGYTGRVEYDDEAKVFHGEVLDTKDVITFHGTTVYEIEAAFRESIDDYLAFCCERGEKPEKPFSGKFVLRIPSELHHKLCIEASKSGKSLNNWLVDVSKTVIN